The following are encoded together in the Iodobacter fluviatilis genome:
- a CDS encoding GGDEF domain-containing protein, giving the protein MQQRLCDFIVNEVGVGIFSLDQEHEILLWNRFMAQHSGISAEQAIGANLFELFPELPQKWLSKKIESVFVLKNFAFTSWEQRPYLFKFPHNRPITGGMDFMQQNTTFMPVRNESGEVDAVTVNLFDVTDNAIAQNLLQEAMGKLEEYSNRDGLTGIYNRRYLDARFTQELERMSRYQAAFFTVILFDLDRFKQVNDNYGHLAGDEVLRVVASRVLTTLRDTDVFGRYGGEEFMLLLPQTDLAGAEIAAERIRVILCDQPVQFGESKIKISASLGLSECHSGAIEPPKVIEEADMALYFSKQNGRNLVTVYSPEISS; this is encoded by the coding sequence ATGCAACAAAGATTATGTGATTTTATTGTTAATGAAGTGGGAGTCGGCATTTTTTCGCTGGACCAAGAGCATGAGATTTTGCTTTGGAATCGCTTTATGGCTCAGCATAGTGGCATATCCGCTGAGCAAGCGATTGGGGCCAATTTATTTGAATTATTCCCAGAATTACCGCAAAAATGGTTAAGCAAGAAAATTGAAAGCGTATTTGTGCTTAAAAACTTTGCCTTTACCTCATGGGAGCAGCGGCCTTATTTGTTTAAATTCCCCCATAATCGGCCAATTACCGGTGGTATGGATTTTATGCAGCAAAATACCACTTTTATGCCGGTAAGAAATGAATCGGGTGAAGTGGATGCGGTAACGGTTAATTTATTTGATGTAACTGATAATGCGATTGCCCAAAATCTATTGCAAGAAGCAATGGGTAAATTGGAAGAGTATTCTAATCGTGATGGGTTGACAGGTATTTATAATCGTCGCTATTTAGATGCGCGATTCACCCAAGAGCTAGAACGGATGTCGCGTTATCAGGCGGCGTTTTTTACTGTGATTTTGTTTGATTTAGATCGCTTTAAACAAGTTAATGATAATTATGGCCATCTGGCGGGGGATGAAGTGCTTCGCGTGGTGGCATCACGCGTATTGACCACGCTGCGTGATACCGATGTTTTTGGCCGCTATGGTGGTGAAGAGTTTATGTTACTGTTGCCACAAACTGATCTGGCAGGGGCGGAAATTGCCGCAGAAAGGATACGTGTGATTTTATGCGATCAGCCGGTTCAGTTTGGTGAATCAAAAATTAAAATTTCAGCAAGCCTAGGCTTATCTGAATGTCATTCTGGTGCGATTGAACCTCCTAAGGTGATTGAAGAGGCCGATATGGCCTTGTATTTTTCTAAGCAAAATGGGCGCAATCTCGTCACGGTCTACTCGCCTGAGATAAGTAGTTAA
- the rplI gene encoding 50S ribosomal protein L9 produces the protein MQIILLEKVANLGGLGDVVTVKDGYARNFLVPQGKAKRATTANLAEFEARRIELEARQVAIIAAATERAAKLEGTAVSIEQKAGVDGRLFGSVSTQDIAEAFVAAGFEVAKSEVRLPEGPFKQIGEYEVELALHHDIVAAVKVTVVGIN, from the coding sequence ATGCAAATCATTCTGCTCGAAAAAGTAGCAAACTTAGGTGGTCTTGGTGATGTGGTTACTGTTAAAGACGGTTACGCACGTAACTTCTTAGTACCACAAGGCAAAGCAAAGCGCGCAACAACTGCTAACTTGGCTGAGTTTGAAGCTCGTCGTATTGAGCTTGAAGCACGTCAAGTCGCCATTATTGCTGCTGCAACAGAACGCGCAGCTAAGCTGGAAGGTACTGCAGTTTCTATCGAACAAAAAGCCGGTGTTGATGGCCGTCTATTTGGTTCAGTGAGCACACAAGATATCGCCGAAGCATTCGTTGCTGCTGGCTTTGAAGTGGCTAAATCTGAAGTTCGTCTGCCTGAAGGTCCTTTCAAGCAAATCGGCGAATACGAAGTTGAGCTTGCTCTACACCACGACATCGTTGCTGCAGTTAAGGTAACGGTTGTTGGCATTAACTAA
- a CDS encoding chemotaxis protein CheC has protein sequence MNEELFLTEDQADALQEITNIAMGRAGAQLAQILDTFVKLSVPRISIIQAGSISHNILNMIGSKSAATAIRQSFNGSLSGETMVVYDQHGCRNLADLMGYDGVIDCTTERELLLDVGNVLVGACLNGVADLLGASLVFSAPTIMAENVEVDQLINTKHLTWHYALLLELHFTLEIRDFTCHLLILMPEESILRLQLAIDAFMDNL, from the coding sequence ATGAACGAAGAATTGTTTTTGACCGAAGACCAAGCCGATGCGCTGCAAGAAATTACCAATATTGCGATGGGGCGTGCTGGTGCGCAGCTTGCCCAAATTTTAGATACCTTTGTTAAATTATCCGTGCCACGTATCAGTATTATTCAAGCCGGCTCAATCAGTCACAATATACTGAACATGATAGGCAGTAAAAGTGCAGCTACGGCAATTCGTCAATCATTTAATGGCTCTTTGTCTGGTGAGACTATGGTGGTCTATGATCAGCATGGCTGTAGAAACTTAGCTGATTTAATGGGTTACGACGGTGTGATTGATTGCACGACCGAGCGCGAATTGCTGTTGGATGTGGGTAATGTATTAGTTGGTGCTTGTTTAAATGGCGTGGCCGATTTATTGGGCGCATCATTGGTGTTTTCTGCCCCCACTATTATGGCAGAGAATGTTGAAGTGGATCAGCTAATCAACACAAAGCACTTAACTTGGCATTACGCTTTATTGTTGGAACTGCACTTTACTCTAGAAATTAGAGATTTTACCTGTCATTTGCTCATCTTGATGCCAGAAGAATCGATTCTACGTTTGCAGCTTGCCATTGATGCGTTTATGGATAACCTCTAA
- a CDS encoding YeaH/YhbH family protein produces the protein MIHMIDRRLNGKNKSAINRERFLRRFKGQIKEAVTKAVNGRSITDIERGEKVSIPVKDINEPGFAHAQGGVWERVFPGNDRYSRGDEIERPSGGDGAGGNGGAGNGGDGEDDFVFELSKEEFLEFFFDDLELPNLVKTQLKQSMVMKPVRAGFTSDGTPTNIHVLRSLRAALGRRIALSAGPLEELNTVQEQLDELLETQGERSKEVQTLQAIIRELKAKLVCIPYIDPFDLKYTNRIRVPRPTTQAVMFCVMDVSGSMDEAKKDIAKRFFILLYLFLVRAYEKIEVVFIRHHTQATEVNEHDFFHARDTGGTVVSSALKLTKKIIDERYPDADWNIYVAQASDGDNWDSDSPQCRQMLNAEIMPLLQYYAYVEITEGEPQNLWFEYEKVAEQHAHFTMRRIRNPSEIWPIFKELFKKVSARSGA, from the coding sequence ATGATCCATATGATTGATCGACGTTTGAATGGTAAAAATAAGTCGGCGATAAATCGGGAGCGATTTCTACGCCGTTTTAAGGGGCAAATCAAAGAAGCGGTCACTAAAGCGGTGAATGGTCGATCCATTACCGATATTGAGCGCGGAGAGAAAGTCTCTATTCCTGTTAAAGATATTAATGAGCCAGGTTTTGCTCACGCACAAGGAGGCGTTTGGGAACGTGTATTCCCTGGTAATGATCGTTATAGCCGAGGCGATGAAATTGAGCGCCCTTCAGGGGGCGATGGTGCAGGAGGTAATGGCGGTGCGGGCAATGGTGGGGATGGGGAGGATGATTTTGTATTTGAATTAAGCAAAGAAGAGTTTTTAGAATTCTTCTTTGATGATCTTGAATTGCCCAATCTGGTTAAAACCCAATTGAAGCAAAGTATGGTGATGAAGCCCGTGAGGGCGGGCTTTACCTCTGATGGCACACCCACCAATATTCATGTGTTGCGCAGTTTGCGTGCGGCATTGGGAAGGCGGATTGCGCTATCAGCTGGGCCGCTTGAAGAGCTCAATACGGTTCAAGAGCAGCTAGATGAGTTGTTGGAAACACAAGGCGAGCGTTCAAAAGAGGTGCAAACGCTGCAGGCAATTATTCGTGAATTAAAAGCTAAGTTGGTATGTATTCCCTATATCGACCCTTTTGATTTGAAATATACCAATCGTATTCGGGTACCTAGGCCGACTACGCAAGCCGTGATGTTTTGCGTGATGGATGTATCTGGCTCTATGGATGAGGCAAAAAAAGATATCGCTAAGCGATTCTTTATTTTGCTGTATTTATTCTTGGTGCGCGCATACGAGAAAATAGAGGTGGTATTCATTCGCCACCACACCCAAGCCACGGAAGTGAATGAGCATGATTTTTTCCATGCTAGGGATACCGGTGGGACTGTGGTGTCATCAGCATTAAAACTCACCAAGAAAATTATTGATGAGCGCTATCCTGATGCGGATTGGAACATCTATGTGGCACAAGCTAGCGATGGTGACAATTGGGATTCTGATTCACCGCAATGCCGGCAAATGCTCAATGCGGAGATTATGCCGCTGCTGCAATATTATGCTTATGTTGAAATCACTGAAGGGGAGCCTCAAAACCTATGGTTTGAATACGAGAAAGTGGCTGAACAGCACGCGCATTTTACTATGCGGCGTATTCGTAACCCCTCTGAAATCTGGCCTATTTTTAAAGAGCTATTTAAAAAAGTGAGCGCAAGGAGTGGAGCATGA
- a CDS encoding SpoVR family protein, giving the protein MNTNTRQKKAKSKKLLSTGSEWSFELIDDYYREIARVAKQFGLDTYPNQLEVISAEQMMDAYASVGMPVMYNHWSYGKHFLSTQKSYQRGAMGLAYEIVINSSPCIAYLMEENTMTMQALVIAHAAFGHNSFFKGNYLFRSWTDASAIIDYLVFAKNYIAQCEQRYGDDKVEELLDSCHALMNYGVDRYKRPQKLSLSLERAKQSEREAYQQSQINELWRTLPKRMQEEKSFEENRFPSEPQENLLYFIEKYAPLLEPWQREIVRIIRKIAQYFYPQRQTQVMNEGWATFWHYTLLNQLYDEGLVDDAFMLEFLHSHTNVVFQQPVTSKWFNGINPYALGFAMFRDLRRICEEPTAEDAAWFPDLVNTDWKKTLDFAMRNFKDESFILQYLSPKLIREFRLFAILDDDYLPKLKVAAIHDGDGYREIRHKLAGQYNLAGREPNIQVYEANTQGDRSLTLRHYQYQRRPLGNSVHEVLKHISRLWGFSVKLDSVDEKGRVLLSYECKLEKRGG; this is encoded by the coding sequence ATGAATACCAATACGCGCCAAAAAAAAGCCAAATCAAAGAAGCTGCTTTCAACGGGGTCGGAATGGTCCTTTGAGCTAATTGATGATTATTATCGAGAAATAGCGCGTGTCGCCAAGCAGTTTGGTTTGGATACTTATCCTAATCAATTAGAGGTGATTTCTGCTGAGCAAATGATGGATGCCTATGCATCGGTGGGTATGCCGGTAATGTATAACCACTGGAGTTATGGTAAACATTTTTTGTCGACTCAAAAGTCATATCAGCGCGGCGCAATGGGCTTGGCTTATGAGATTGTAATTAATTCAAGCCCATGTATTGCGTATTTAATGGAAGAGAACACCATGACTATGCAGGCGCTGGTTATTGCGCATGCGGCGTTTGGGCATAATTCATTTTTTAAAGGGAATTATCTCTTTAGAAGCTGGACGGATGCATCGGCCATTATCGATTATTTAGTGTTTGCTAAAAATTATATTGCACAGTGTGAGCAGCGCTACGGCGATGATAAGGTCGAAGAATTGCTTGATTCTTGCCATGCGCTGATGAATTACGGTGTTGATCGATATAAACGCCCACAAAAATTATCACTTTCATTGGAGCGGGCGAAGCAATCTGAGCGGGAAGCCTATCAGCAATCGCAGATCAATGAGTTATGGCGCACATTACCTAAACGCATGCAGGAGGAAAAGTCTTTTGAAGAGAATCGTTTTCCTTCTGAGCCGCAAGAGAATTTACTGTATTTTATTGAAAAATATGCCCCGCTATTAGAGCCATGGCAAAGAGAGATTGTGCGGATTATTCGCAAAATAGCGCAATATTTTTATCCGCAGCGGCAAACTCAAGTGATGAATGAGGGGTGGGCTACTTTTTGGCATTACACGCTATTGAATCAACTCTATGATGAGGGTTTGGTGGATGATGCCTTTATGCTGGAGTTTTTGCATAGCCATACTAATGTCGTGTTTCAGCAGCCCGTGACAAGCAAATGGTTTAATGGGATTAATCCTTATGCTTTAGGCTTTGCGATGTTTAGAGATTTGCGTCGTATTTGTGAAGAGCCTACTGCTGAAGACGCTGCATGGTTTCCTGATCTGGTGAATACAGATTGGAAAAAAACCCTTGATTTTGCAATGCGTAATTTTAAAGATGAAAGCTTTATTTTGCAGTACCTTTCACCTAAGTTAATTAGAGAGTTTCGGTTGTTTGCAATTTTGGATGATGATTATTTGCCTAAATTAAAAGTTGCAGCCATTCATGATGGGGATGGTTATCGTGAAATTAGGCACAAATTAGCGGGGCAATATAATCTGGCTGGCCGTGAGCCCAATATCCAAGTGTACGAGGCAAATACTCAGGGGGATAGATCATTAACCTTGCGGCATTATCAGTATCAACGCAGGCCATTAGGCAATAGTGTGCACGAGGTGTTGAAGCATATTTCTCGGCTGTGGGGGTTTTCGGTAAAGCTAGACAGTGTCGATGAAAAAGGGAGGGTGTTGTTGAGCTACGAGTGCAAATTAGAAAAAAGAGGGGGATGA
- the rpsR gene encoding 30S ribosomal protein S18 yields the protein MSRHLFKRKKFCRFTAEGIAHVDYKDIALLKDFISENGKIIPARITGTKAKFQRQLSEAIKVARLLALLPYTDQH from the coding sequence ATGTCGCGTCACCTATTCAAGCGGAAAAAATTCTGCCGCTTTACCGCTGAAGGCATTGCCCACGTGGATTACAAAGATATTGCTCTGTTAAAAGACTTTATCTCTGAAAATGGCAAGATCATCCCTGCCCGTATTACTGGTACAAAAGCTAAGTTTCAGCGCCAATTGTCTGAAGCCATCAAAGTAGCTCGTCTGCTTGCGCTTCTGCCATACACCGACCAACACTAA
- the priB gene encoding primosomal replication protein N: protein MDKRNRVLIDGTVIKRSELRHTPAGTPVLEIVITHLSEQLEAGKHRKVECEVSVMALGDIAVRLGPITIGQRLASKGFIAAKSNRYRHELVLHLEEFELLN from the coding sequence TTGGACAAACGTAACCGAGTACTCATTGACGGTACCGTTATAAAACGAAGCGAATTACGCCACACCCCTGCAGGGACGCCCGTTTTAGAAATCGTGATCACTCACCTTTCTGAGCAGCTTGAAGCAGGCAAACACCGCAAGGTGGAGTGTGAAGTGTCCGTAATGGCACTGGGTGATATTGCCGTAAGGCTTGGCCCTATCACGATAGGACAACGCCTAGCCAGCAAAGGTTTTATCGCCGCAAAAAGTAATCGTTATCGTCATGAGCTTGTGTTGCATCTCGAAGAATTTGAATTGTTGAATTGA
- the hemN gene encoding oxygen-independent coproporphyrinogen III oxidase, with the protein MLHQNNATVLKSLDFDRDLISQHSGKGPRYTSYPTADRFVAMDAQSYEKSVAKQQPGTAIKPLSLYFHLPFCNTICYYCACNKVITKDQEKADQYLDYLLKEIKIQAALLTNRGRVSQLHFGGGTPTFLNDAQLVRLMEGIRSHFDLKPDGEFSIEIDPRKVNAATVALLGKIGFNRMSVGIQDFNLAVQQAVNRVQSEEETRIVIEAARANGFKSVSIDLIYGLPLQSQTTMFQTIERVLTLLPDRIALYSYAHLPERFKPQRRIDAGQLPSAEGKLDILQSSVNQLLAAGYVYIGMDHFALPNDALAIAQRRGALHRNFQGYSTHADCDLMAFGVSAIGKVGRCYSQNAKDLISYYAALDQNNLPVERGLSVTHDDLLRAAVIQSLMCQFELNYQPLELSYFVDFKSYFSEELILLSPYQADGLVSVLDDSIVVSAKGRFLVRSIAMIFDRYLRHAAPAGRYSKLI; encoded by the coding sequence ATGCTACATCAAAATAATGCCACTGTATTAAAATCGCTTGACTTTGATCGTGATCTAATAAGCCAGCACAGCGGCAAGGGGCCAAGGTATACATCCTACCCCACTGCGGACCGATTTGTTGCAATGGATGCTCAAAGCTATGAGAAGAGTGTCGCTAAGCAACAGCCAGGCACAGCCATTAAGCCATTATCCTTGTACTTTCATCTGCCTTTTTGCAATACGATTTGCTATTACTGCGCTTGTAATAAAGTCATTACCAAGGATCAAGAAAAGGCTGATCAATACTTAGATTATCTCCTGAAAGAGATAAAAATACAGGCGGCATTATTAACAAATCGTGGCCGAGTATCGCAATTGCATTTTGGTGGTGGTACGCCCACGTTCTTAAACGATGCACAATTGGTTCGTTTAATGGAAGGAATTCGTAGTCATTTTGATTTAAAGCCCGATGGTGAATTCTCCATAGAAATAGACCCACGTAAAGTGAATGCAGCTACCGTGGCTTTATTGGGTAAAATTGGCTTTAATCGAATGAGTGTGGGGATTCAAGACTTTAATTTAGCCGTTCAGCAGGCGGTTAACCGTGTGCAATCTGAAGAAGAAACACGCATTGTGATTGAGGCAGCCCGTGCTAATGGCTTTAAATCAGTAAGCATCGATTTAATTTACGGTTTGCCGCTGCAAAGCCAAACCACGATGTTTCAAACGATAGAAAGAGTGCTGACCCTCTTGCCTGACCGCATTGCCCTATATAGCTACGCCCATTTACCCGAGCGATTTAAGCCGCAAAGGCGCATTGATGCTGGGCAGTTGCCCTCGGCAGAGGGTAAACTAGATATTTTACAAAGTAGTGTTAATCAGTTACTTGCCGCAGGTTATGTTTACATCGGCATGGATCACTTTGCGTTGCCTAATGATGCACTGGCCATCGCGCAGCGTCGTGGTGCTTTGCATCGTAATTTTCAGGGTTATTCCACGCATGCAGATTGTGATTTAATGGCGTTTGGTGTGTCGGCTATTGGTAAGGTGGGGCGTTGTTATTCACAAAATGCAAAGGATTTAATCTCTTATTATGCTGCTTTAGATCAAAATAACTTGCCGGTTGAGCGCGGCTTAAGCGTAACTCACGATGATTTGTTGCGTGCTGCCGTGATTCAATCATTAATGTGTCAGTTTGAATTGAATTATCAGCCATTGGAATTATCTTACTTTGTTGATTTTAAAAGTTATTTTTCGGAGGAGTTAATCCTGCTTTCGCCATATCAAGCTGATGGTTTAGTTTCTGTGTTAGATGATTCTATTGTGGTTAGCGCTAAGGGGCGTTTTCTAGTTCGCTCTATTGCGATGATATTTGATCGTTATTTACGCCATGCGGCACCTGCGGGGCGATATTCAAAGTTGATATAA
- a CDS encoding sulfite exporter TauE/SafE family protein, producing MAGLLGGGHCVGMCGGVVTAFSLQLPAGRRWHYHLGFNLGRILGYVLIGILVGGLGSLPVLLSLQGIKSILFIAANLLLILLGAYMAGWSVLILHLEKAGRPLWGKIQPFMRLYLPVKRWLDTLIVGALWGWLPCGLVYTASLNALASASPLHGGLIMLAFGLGTLPNLLLMSAFIEPLRALLRRPYLRYFFGGSLILLGSFRIAQYLY from the coding sequence TTGGCTGGACTGTTAGGCGGAGGGCATTGTGTTGGAATGTGTGGTGGGGTGGTGACGGCTTTTAGCCTGCAGCTGCCTGCTGGACGCCGCTGGCATTACCATTTAGGGTTTAATTTAGGGCGCATCCTAGGCTATGTCCTGATTGGCATATTGGTGGGGGGGCTGGGTTCTTTGCCTGTCTTGCTTTCTTTGCAAGGGATTAAAAGCATTCTATTTATTGCTGCGAATTTATTACTGATTTTGCTTGGCGCGTATATGGCAGGATGGTCAGTATTGATCCTGCATTTAGAGAAAGCAGGTCGGCCATTATGGGGTAAAATACAGCCGTTTATGCGGCTGTATTTGCCGGTTAAACGGTGGTTAGACACTTTAATTGTAGGTGCGTTATGGGGCTGGCTGCCCTGTGGTTTGGTCTATACAGCGTCACTTAATGCTTTAGCCAGTGCAAGTCCTTTGCATGGCGGTTTAATTATGCTGGCGTTTGGGCTTGGTACTCTACCTAATTTATTGCTGATGTCGGCCTTTATAGAGCCGTTACGCGCGCTATTGCGCCGTCCTTATTTGCGTTATTTTTTCGGTGGAAGTTTAATTCTTCTTGGCTCTTTCAGAATTGCCCAATATCTATATTGA
- a CDS encoding PrkA family serine protein kinase: protein MDVFNNFAARYERTREEEMSLRDYLELCKHDPVAYATAAERMLMAIGEPELIDTRLDSGLSRIFQNKVIRIYPAFREFYGMEEVIEQVVAYFRHAAQGLEEKKQILYLLGPVGGGKSSIAEKLKELMECVPFYCIKGSPVNESPLGLFNADEDGGLLQEQFGIASRYLKTIPSPWAVKRLHEFNGDINQFRVVKRHPSVLRQMAIAKTEPGDENNQDISALVGKVDIRKLEKYAQDDPDAYSYSGGLCLANQGLLEFVEMFKAPIKVLHPLLTATQEGNFKGTEGFGAIPFDGVVLAHSNESEWKQFKNNKNNEAFLDRIYIVKVPYCLRVSEEVKIYEKLVLNSSLSKAPCAPGTLKMMAQFAILSRLREPENSSIFSKMLVYDGDNLKDVDPKAKSIQEYRDFAGVDEGMNGLSTRFAFKILSRVFNFDHAEVAANPVHLLYLLEQQVEREQFSAELEQKYISYIKEFMALKYVDFIGKEIQTAYLESYSEYGQNIFDRYVTLADYWIQDQEYRDADTGESFDRTSLNNELEKIEKPAGISNPKDFRNEIVNFVLRARANNGGNNPAWTSYEKLRSVIEKKMFSNTEELLPVISFNAKASHDDARKHEDFVNRMVSKGYTPKQVRLLCEWYLRVRKSS from the coding sequence ATGGATGTCTTTAATAATTTTGCTGCACGTTACGAGCGCACACGCGAAGAAGAAATGTCTCTTAGAGACTATCTAGAGCTATGCAAACATGATCCAGTTGCTTATGCCACCGCGGCAGAGCGCATGCTGATGGCAATTGGTGAGCCAGAGCTCATTGATACTCGGTTGGATTCAGGCTTATCGCGTATCTTTCAAAATAAAGTGATTCGGATTTATCCCGCTTTCCGCGAGTTTTATGGCATGGAGGAGGTGATTGAGCAGGTGGTTGCCTATTTCCGCCACGCGGCTCAAGGCTTAGAGGAAAAGAAACAAATTCTTTATTTACTTGGCCCTGTTGGCGGGGGGAAAAGCTCGATTGCTGAAAAATTAAAAGAGTTAATGGAGTGCGTGCCTTTTTATTGCATTAAAGGCTCGCCAGTTAATGAGTCACCATTGGGCTTGTTTAATGCCGATGAAGATGGTGGCCTATTGCAAGAGCAGTTTGGTATTGCAAGCCGCTATTTAAAAACCATTCCCAGCCCTTGGGCTGTAAAAAGGTTGCATGAATTCAATGGTGATATTAATCAGTTTAGGGTGGTGAAACGCCATCCTTCTGTATTGCGTCAAATGGCAATTGCTAAAACTGAACCGGGGGACGAAAACAATCAAGATATTTCAGCCTTAGTGGGTAAGGTGGATATCCGCAAACTAGAAAAATATGCCCAAGATGATCCTGATGCTTATAGCTATTCGGGTGGTTTATGCTTGGCTAATCAGGGTTTGCTTGAATTCGTGGAAATGTTTAAAGCTCCGATTAAGGTGCTACATCCATTACTTACCGCTACGCAAGAGGGTAATTTTAAAGGTACCGAAGGGTTTGGAGCGATTCCATTTGATGGCGTTGTTTTAGCGCACTCAAATGAGTCTGAATGGAAGCAATTTAAAAATAATAAGAATAATGAAGCATTTTTAGACCGCATTTATATTGTGAAAGTACCTTACTGCTTGAGGGTGAGTGAGGAGGTGAAAATTTACGAGAAGTTGGTACTCAATTCATCGCTTTCTAAGGCGCCATGTGCTCCCGGTACATTAAAAATGATGGCGCAATTTGCGATTCTTTCACGGCTGAGAGAGCCAGAGAATTCGAGTATTTTCTCTAAAATGCTGGTTTATGATGGCGATAATTTAAAAGATGTGGATCCAAAAGCAAAATCTATCCAAGAGTATCGTGATTTTGCTGGGGTGGATGAGGGCATGAATGGATTATCCACGCGATTTGCGTTTAAGATCTTATCCAGAGTGTTTAATTTTGATCACGCTGAAGTGGCTGCCAACCCCGTGCATCTATTGTATTTGCTTGAGCAGCAGGTTGAGCGTGAGCAATTCTCCGCAGAGCTAGAGCAAAAATATATCTCGTATATAAAAGAGTTTATGGCTCTGAAATATGTTGATTTTATTGGCAAGGAAATTCAAACCGCCTATTTAGAAAGTTACTCTGAATACGGTCAAAATATTTTTGATCGTTATGTCACTTTGGCAGATTACTGGATTCAGGATCAAGAATACCGCGATGCGGATACGGGCGAGTCTTTTGATCGTACTAGCCTAAATAATGAATTAGAAAAGATTGAAAAACCGGCTGGCATTTCTAATCCTAAGGACTTTAGAAATGAAATCGTTAATTTCGTGCTGCGCGCACGCGCTAATAATGGCGGTAATAATCCAGCGTGGACATCCTATGAGAAGCTACGCTCTGTGATTGAGAAAAAGATGTTCTCTAATACCGAGGAATTACTGCCTGTTATTTCGTTTAACGCTAAGGCGAGCCATGATGACGCCCGTAAACATGAAGATTTCGTGAATAGGATGGTCAGCAAGGGCTATACGCCTAAACAAGTGCGCCTCTTGTGCGAGTGGTATTTAAGAGTGCGTAAATCATCATAA
- a CDS encoding response regulator — translation MPIPILVVDDSAMARKMLIKALPTNWDVEITQVCNGIEALAAYRAGKADVMFLDLTMPLLDGYAVLEELQREGLNSYVVVVSADIQVKARERVRQLGAAAFVQKPVKASDIEIILREYGIAL, via the coding sequence ATGCCTATCCCTATTTTGGTTGTTGATGATTCTGCTATGGCCAGAAAAATGCTAATAAAAGCCTTACCTACAAATTGGGATGTTGAAATTACGCAAGTATGCAATGGTATTGAAGCACTAGCAGCTTATCGAGCAGGCAAAGCTGATGTGATGTTTTTAGATTTAACCATGCCGCTGCTTGATGGGTACGCCGTATTAGAGGAGTTGCAAAGAGAAGGGCTGAATAGCTATGTAGTCGTGGTTTCTGCTGATATTCAGGTTAAGGCTCGTGAACGTGTTCGGCAATTGGGGGCTGCGGCCTTTGTTCAAAAACCAGTGAAAGCTTCTGATATCGAGATTATTTTGCGCGAATATGGAATCGCTTTATGA
- the fnr gene encoding fumarate/nitrate reduction transcriptional regulator Fnr: MTTTPHIPVRDLGLKHLRQSCVNCSLRELCLPIGLSADEMHELDTLITQAKPIKRGEALYRAGEPFRSLFAIRLGFFKASVISEDGREQVTGFHMTGELMGMDAVSADLHTCDAIALEDSEVCELPFTDMEELSRRIPVLQHHFYKLMSREIVRDHGVMLLLGNMKAEERIAAFLLNLSQRFAIRGYSASSFHLRMTREEIGSYLGLKLETVSRSLSKFQENGLIKVQNRLIEIIDAPALKQLINNCQQ; this comes from the coding sequence ATGACCACAACACCTCACATTCCAGTCCGCGACCTAGGCCTTAAACATCTTCGCCAAAGCTGTGTGAACTGTAGCTTGCGGGAACTATGCCTACCTATTGGGCTTTCTGCCGATGAGATGCACGAACTGGACACGCTGATCACGCAAGCCAAACCCATTAAACGGGGCGAGGCGCTGTACCGTGCAGGTGAGCCTTTCCGCTCTCTATTTGCGATTCGACTGGGTTTTTTTAAAGCCAGCGTTATTTCAGAAGACGGACGTGAGCAGGTGACTGGGTTTCATATGACAGGCGAGCTAATGGGCATGGATGCGGTCAGTGCCGACTTACATACTTGCGATGCTATTGCCTTAGAAGATAGTGAAGTGTGTGAGTTACCGTTTACCGACATGGAAGAATTAAGCCGTCGCATCCCTGTCTTACAACATCACTTTTACAAACTAATGAGCCGCGAAATTGTTCGCGACCATGGCGTCATGCTTTTACTTGGCAATATGAAAGCCGAAGAGCGTATTGCTGCGTTTTTGCTAAATTTATCCCAGCGATTTGCCATCCGTGGTTATTCTGCCAGCAGCTTTCACTTGCGCATGACCCGTGAAGAAATTGGCAGTTATTTGGGACTTAAACTTGAGACGGTGAGCCGCTCACTCTCTAAATTCCAAGAAAATGGTTTGATTAAGGTGCAAAACCGCCTGATTGAAATCATTGATGCCCCCGCACTCAAACAATTAATCAACAATTGCCAACAATAA